One Glycine soja cultivar W05 chromosome 2, ASM419377v2, whole genome shotgun sequence genomic region harbors:
- the LOC114377661 gene encoding protein IQ-DOMAIN 14-like, with product MGRTGKWLRNLLTGKRSDREKEKEKCGTNMCLLSGTSTPVSTTTTTTKEKRRWSFRRSSASRELNLAEFGVTASSVTVQNDQNAENDQRKHDPDSNGLSTRCVEEAAAIKIQSVFRSYLARKALYALRGLVKLQALVRGHLVRKQARETLRCMQALVIAQSRARAQRARMVSDGKLDQKLSPNRITTEENFSMHMYNEMHNGLEENAKIVEMAVCESKGNSRGRNSSVNREPSDHRFSAYYSSNGSYSKEENYNASPAPSTLTELSPRACSGHFEECSFSTAQSSPYYYSEVSGVDNTITKVPFAFPIPAYTEPMSYDYPLFPNYMANTKSSRAKARSQSAPKSRPDSYERQPSRRRASIEGRNVPKPVRMQRSSSHVGVTAQNYQYPCSIKLDRSIVSECGSTSTVLTNTNSNYCT from the exons ATGGGGAGGACAGGGAAATGGCTTAGGAACTTGTTGACAGGGAAGAGATCAgacagagagaaagagaaggaaaaatgtGGTACCAACATGTGTTTGTTGAGTGGCACAAGCACACCagtttcaacaacaacaacaaccaccaaGGAGAAAAGAAGGTGGAGTTTCAGGAGATCATCAGCTTCTAGGGAACTCAATCTTGCAGAATTTGGTGTCACTGCTTCTTCAGTCACAGTGCAAAATGATCAAAATGCTGAGAATGATCAAAGGAAGCATGATCCTGATTCCAATGGATTGTCAACAAGATGTGTTGAAGAGGCTGCAGCCATTAAAATTCAATCGGTGTTTCGGTCCTACTTG GCAAGAAAGGCACTGTATGCTCTTAGAGGACTAGTGAAGTTGCAGGCACTAGTGAGGGGTCACTTGGTGAGAAAACAGGCCAGGGAGACACTGAGATGCATGCAGGCTTTAGTCATAGCACAATCCAGGGCTCGTGCTCAGAGGGCGCGAATGGTGTCAGACGGAAAACTTGATCAAAAGCTATCACCCAACAGAATAACCACAGAGGAAAACTTCTCCATGCATATGTATAAT GAAATGCACAATGGTTTGGAGGAGAATGCCAAGATTGTGGAGATGGCTGTTTGTGAATCCAAAGGTAACTCAAGAGGCAGAAACAGCTCTGTGAATCGCGAACCTTCTGATCATAGATTTTCTGCATATTATTCATCAAACGGTTCATACTCAAAGGAGGAAAACTACAATGCATCACCTGCACCATCAACACTGACAGAATTGAGTCCAAGAGCATGCAGTGGTCATTTTGAGGAGTGTTCCTTCAGCACAGCACAAAGTAGTCCCTATTACTACTCAGAAGTGTCAggagtggataatacaattacAAAGGTTCCTTTTGCATTCCCTATACCAGCATACACAGAACCCATGTCCTATGACTACCCTTTATTTCCAAACTACATGGCCAACACAAAATCATCAAGGGCCAAAGCCAGATCACAGAGTGCACCAAAGTCAAGGCCGGATTCGTACGAGAGGCAACCGAGCCGACGAAGAGCTtcaattgaaggaagaaatgtCCCAAAGCCAGTGAGGATGCAGAGGTCATCTTCACATGTTGGTGTCACTGCCCAAAACTACCAATATCCATGCTCAATAAAGCTTGACAGGTCCATAGTCAGTGAGTGTGGCTCCACAAGTACAGTTCTCACAAACACAAACTCTAATTACTGCACATGA